AGCGGGCGGCGTCGTCGATGAGATCGGCGACGACATCGGGGCGGGAGACGGTGACGGCGTGCGACGCGTCGACCTCGACGGTGTGTGCGCCGGCCCGTTCACCCATGAACCGCATGGAGTCGGCGGGGATCGCCAGATCGTCGGTGGTCACCAAATTCCATGACGGAATCTGCTTCCACGCGGTGCGGGACGCCCGATCGGCGAGGGCGGCCGCGGTGATGGGTCGTTGTGTGGCGGCCATCAGGGCGGCGACGTCGGCGGGAACGTCGGCGGCGAACACATCGGCGAATTCGGGCTGCTTGACGTACAACTCGTCGGCGGTACCGCCGCCTGGCAGGGGATAGGGCACGGTGTCGAGCGCGGGCCCCAGTTCGGCGCCCGGGAACTTCGCTGCCAGCTCTCCGGTGCTCTCGCCCGCCTCGAGGATGAAACTGGCGATGTAGACCAGCGCGGTGACGTCGGGATCAC
This DNA window, taken from Mycolicibacterium neoaurum, encodes the following:
- a CDS encoding alpha/beta hydrolase — protein: MSIRTTALTISALTATAALTVSCTGAGAEAPAPQPSAHPTVVLVHGAFADSSSWNGVIEELHRDGYPVVAAANPLRGLQGDAAYVRSVLDHIDGPVVLAGHSYGGSVISEAADGDPDVTALVYIASFILEAGESTGELAAKFPGAELGPALDTVPYPLPGGGTADELYVKQPEFADVFAADVPADVAALMAATQRPITAAALADRASRTAWKQIPSWNLVTTDDLAIPADSMRFMGERAGAHTVEVDASHAVTVSRPDVVADLIDDAARSTSR